The following is a genomic window from Nicotiana tabacum cultivar K326 chromosome 3, ASM71507v2, whole genome shotgun sequence.
ACGAAACTAAACAAATACTTGTAGTTTCCTTGTGAATCAAAACTTTCTCCGATTGATTCCGTGTAGCAGAAAAAACCCTTTTTATTTTTCCATTTAAATAGCGAGAATTTGTTCAAAGTCATTATTTCTTGTTCTTTCAAAGGCgcaccctttttctttttgtaaaaacaGCCAAATTGATCACAACCCCTCTTCAATTCTTCGATTTTCTTCTGTTTTGGTAAGTGTTAAAGATACCCTCTTGCGTGAATTCTGTGTATTTTCGTGGTGcgtgttttagtttttttttttgggtgtgaTTCTGATGTGTTTTAGCTGTCGGAATTTGCAGGTAGATACCAAAGTTTGAGTCTTATCATGGCCAAGAGTTCTTTCAAGCTTGAACACGCCATGGGTAATTTTATTTCTAATAGAACTTTTTATTGTATGCTATAAGTTGTTTGATTGTGGTTGTGTTTGGTACGCCGagccggaaaatattttccttatcaagaaaagaaaaacaaaaacattttccaaaattccttttcAACTTAGCCAACCCACCCTACCCTCACTAACCCACCCCACccctctccaaaaaaaaaaaaggttttttttttcaaattttagtttttccgTTATCACCCACCCTACTACTCCTCCATTCCCTCTCTGCAAatcttttttttaccttaattttttttttttacaatttcaaatttctgtttttaaTTTTTCTGCACCATCCATTACCCACCCCAATCCCCCACCTTCCCCGCACAAAAAAAgaagttacttttttttttgtaatttaaatttctattttttttttgttttgctgtCCCCCCAGCCCCGCCCACACCCCCTGCCCCTCCCCctgcacaaaaaaaaaattgacttttttttgtaatttaaatttctgttttttttttgttttttgttttgctGCCCCCCAGCACCGCCCCTCACCCCCCCCtccctccaaaaaaaaaaattttaaatatatttttcacttttaattttattatttatcggtttaaaggctcaaacttttacaagttccaaaattatgagttcggaggtttatgtgtttggaagtttacgggttcgaaattccgcagttttgaaagtttagcggttggaaagtttatgaaatttgtgggttcagaaggttgttggtttgaaagtttatggattcatgtttattatatctaaattatttatgaataatcttgagaagtcattttccttaatttgcgtaccaaacaccggaaaatgaataagattactacttgttttccaagaaaatattttccacggaaaacatttttcgttataccaaacacaccatGTGTGTATGTATCTTTGACTTGTTTATGTCTTTCTTGAACTTTCTTAGGTAATCATAATACATgtatttgttgtttcaattatgCTGAAAAACTTCATATTGATCAGTTCTGGGGTACGGGGAAAGATTTGTGGTGATTGGTGTGCCTTTACCCTCTTGTGTCCTTAGTGTTTGATGCTATTAAGTTCTTTTGGTTTTCCAGTTTGAGGTTTGTCTACTGAAAAATATTCAATATCTGGTGAAAAAACAATGAGACCTGAATGTTTTCATCCATATGAGAgtcagtggcggagccagaaaTTTATACAAGTTGTTAAAAAAATATCACACCTATGATTTAGACCTATGACCTAAAGCAATATTTGAACGGCTTTGCCACTTTACTAGAACTTTTCCGTATGTCAAGGGGATTCAACAActtatatataataaaaagaaaattagCTTTTTCCCTATTTAAATAGTACTATAAATTTTCAACGCGGGGATTCAATTGGCGTAGCTTTCGTTGTGATGAGAGCTTTATCTCCCTTTGTTGACATTTTATACTGTCTGGTGTTTGGGGCTGTATATATTTCGAGTTTTCTAAAATTATTACTACCttattttaataaaagaatctcaTAATTAAGGCACACTTGCTTTTCTGCTAGTATGTGTTCTGGTTTTATTCTTCTAAGTTTAGCTGGATATCTCTTTTGACTATTTTGAGCTGAAAAATCATATTCGGAGTGTTTTATATCTATTAGGggtggcaatttgagcccaaatCCATTTTGACCCGCTCAACTAACCCAAGGTTGGGCCAATCATTGACCCGCCCATTTGTTGAACTCAGTCCATCTTGACCCAACCCATCtaccataacaaaagaaaaaaagtcttACTTGATAATTAAACTATTCATAAGAAAACAACATACATTAATTAAAGTTTGATAAGAGTTGGGCGGGTTGGGTTAGTACCCGAATTTTGGCCCATCTTAACCCATCTTGATCCAGTCCATCTTAGCCCAAATAACTTTTGTGCGGATCATTTGACCCGCCCATTTATTAACTCAACCTATTTTGACCCGCCCCAAAATCAGCCCAACCCGCCCATTTAACACCTCTAGTAATAGTAATCAAGATgcttgatcacgcccaactatgccttataaaaaggacaatgcggtcgttgcaaatataatccggtttacaagtccggagtcgaatcccacagagaactaaggcttagctacagctgttcactatcaccaagaagacaacttgaacagttcctaacttatagatatttagattcttgtgttcaactaattgattaacaaattaaaataataaattaacaactaaagatactaagagttagagacacgattaaggaggtctagagttatgatttccccaattgtcggaatccttcccgctatgtcttctataatttcgcctaagtattctctaccgatcatgagcactcttattaccgtaaatctctcccgagtaatcacgacaatttactagacgcactctcccgagctacgctagctggcttttgatacagctcacttcagatcgcacccaaggcttcgttatccctaatcccgcctttaaaccctcggttattgatccctcatatactctgggagtggtgttgttcaacaattacctaaatatgcactctctcccgagttatgcatactaaataggcacagctaattgagagctcttcaattaactacaataagaacgtagttgaacaaatagagattatactacgactcaattatataaaaacataacaagaatttatcctacaaaaggttctatcaaaactctagataacaaattagctattcataatagtatgtaaaactacaatactaaaagtcataaccaacaatgaaaaataggaagaggaaagaaaaaacttgtagaagaattcccaagccttgctcctattgtgtctctgcctccttaggtcaaacctatgtcaaaaatatgtccAATTTCTTTTCTTGGCCGgcttccttggtttaatatagggtttagggcttaaaatcccatgttttgcactttggtccctgaaatttacgcatcctgccgcggttccaccgcggttacgccggaaccgcggccaaacacccTCTCAGGTTCTTCATTTGTCCGCGACTGCCTTCTGCCGCGGTCCTACCGTAACCGTGGTTTTTCACCCTGTTCCGTTTGGAAtatggaaaaacgtaaaacataaaagttgttgccctttgagttatctttccaaccatatattatggggcccaaatggagttctgagcaaaacgttatatctattttactatacagtgcgcaatatgcctcttcgagttttcgttttgttgttttatcatccgttgatccccgaacgcgatcccggcttaattccttgagctcttactcagacttcaaagatccaaaccacttaaattcattccataacatctatatagctctgaatcacacctacaaggcataaaacacacaattagtgcaaaacactagcgattaaagcgcaaactcaactaaagtgcagtaaattaaagtgtaataatcgactaaaatacgtaattatagcctatcatcaatgcTTCCAAATTTTATGTTGAGAATGTTTATTGAAAAACCTTCTTGTAAAGCATGTAAGAGTCATGTGTCATGTCATAGCTTGCATGATTggcttttagtttcttttttccCTTCCGCATGTGTGGGCACATATGTTTATAgaaaagaaggacatagtggactATGGTGGTTATTTTGACCTTTTCGTCTTAAAATTTTATGTACTGTTTGGAATTGCTAACAAATTTATGAACTGGTGGTTAGCTTATGGAACAGAGACTGCATAAGCTTTTCTAGATTCTCCTGAGCACATCCTATTTTTGCTTGAAAACATCAGACAAGAAAGCTAGTACTTTCAGGTGTAAATTCTGATTAATGCACAATGTGGTTTTGTTTATAGAGAGGAGGCAGGCAGAATCTTCTCGCATCCGAGAGAAGTATCCCGATCGAATTCCGGTATGATGTTTATTATCTGAAGAGCATCTTGGCTTTAATTCAATACTTAGTACTCTTGTTTGCTTCTCTCTGACATTCATATTTCCTTATTCAGGTGATTGTTGAGAAGGCAGAGAGGAGTGATATCCCTGACATTGATAAGAAGAAGTAAGTTTCTACTTTCCTTCTTTTCCTAGATGTTTTGGACgttaaattttcagaatcaagCTCTTAGTTTATGAGCTTCTACCCGAAGGTAATTAAATTTACAAATTCAATTACATGGATTGTGTTTTGGCTTCTCCTACTGGTAGTCCGGCAAATTGTGTTCTTCTCTTTGGTGGTTATTGTTGACTTATGGGTACAAGAATGACTTTGTGCATCTTACCCTGTTTTATGGATCAAATGTTTGGTTTTAGCATAGCTAGTTATATGAGGTGTTTGTTCCTATTAGTTTGAGATAAGGATATTTTCATGGGAAGTTGGGGGTGGTTATATTTTATGTGCAAGCTTTTAAGGATGTTAATTTTCATTTTTCGTATCACTTTTTAGAACAAAAAATCCATATCAATAGCCCAATAGCCCTATAGGAGAATCGGGCAGGAAGGTTGATGGAATACCCTTTGCTTTTTCTGTTAAATTTGAATTTCAAAAAAGCTGTTGTCTTCCCTGAGGTTCTCGTGACGTAAATGATCAAATACTTGAGTCCATGATCTTTCCATGGAGAATGGGATTGCGTGTGGAAATAGCTCATAAGCTGAGTTTAATTTAGTGAATTGGGAGGAATGGACCTGTGATCACTAGGATGTTTCTCCTCTGCAACTAAACATGCTAAGTGTTCATTAGCCGTCAAATGTTGGCAGCATTTATATCCAATGTTATTGTCACTTACGGTTCCTATGTCTGATTGTCCGAAGTTGGACTGGGTTGGCCGCCCTGTTAATGCTCATTTGTCTTACCTTGTGATGCAGATACCTTGTTCCAGCTGATTTGACTGTCGGCCAGTTTGTTTATGTGGTTCGGAAGAGGATCAAGCTCAGTGCTGAGAAGGCCatatttgtctttgtcaacaacaCTTTGCCTCCCACGGGTAAGAAGAGAGATTATGTAGGTCTTTTACTTATTCTGATAGTTGTATAATTGCATCTTCTTTCGTTGCAGCTGCTCTGTTGTCTGCAATATATGAGGAAAATAAGGATGAGGATGGATTTCTCTACATGACATACAGTGGCGAAAATACTTTTGGGTTCCTTGAGCTTGGAAATTAATATCGCAAAGTTACTATCTCCATTGTAAATCTGCTATTTCTTTGATCTTATCTTGGTTGCTGGCTGTTGTCGTTCATTTTCGTTAATCTATAGATCAAATTTGACTGAAGAGCTTATGGTCCTCTTCTGGTTAACCTTACCATGTACAGATGACTCTTGCTCTCTTATCCAATAGCCCCTTTTTCTTATAAATTTCTTTTGGTTCAAAACGTGTTATATGaaggaaaaaaagggaatacaataAATTTGTTCGGGAGTGTGTGATCTGTCGTCTTGTAGCAAAGGTTGTGAATGTTGTGGTAGGGTTTAAATCTTCAGTAATTCATAGTACATgctattgatttgaaagaaaaatCTATACTAGTACGTACTAGTTTAAAGAGTGGTAATACCTCTCCTCGACCTTTTGGTTAAATATCAATTATTGCTAGTAATTAAACATCATGAGCTGATATACAGTTCATCTGTTTCTGTTCAATCATGTAAGTTACTCTAAATGTTTGACAAGATAGACTTGATTATGATTAACATAGTTGTCCTTCATACAGGAGTAGTTGAGTTATAGCTTTTCGATTGCTATATTCTTTCACCATGTGAATGTTGGATATATTATATTGGGGCTGTAGCTTTTTGCTGGACAGCTCCGAGGTACCATTTACTATATTCATAAGACAAGGGttaggtctgcgtacacactaccatcCTCAGACCTCAcgtgtgggatttcactgggtatGTTGCTGTTGTTGTAGCCCGGAGGCACCACTAAACGTAACCACTCCCTTGATTGGGACAGTAACTTTCAAGTTTTTGTTCCCAAGTCTTTAATTATTACTATAGGAATATTCTTTTTTTAAGATGATTTTGTTTTagagaagttggaatttctttcTTGAAGAAGCTGGCAAGGAAGCAATATAAAAACTGTCCTCTTTAGGTTCCAAGCAAGTCCTGGTATAAATGAAGCATAACAATCCATAAGTTTATTTAAGGCCTCTAATTTGACTCATTTGATCTGAAATCTTGAATGTTATTACAGAAGGCCAGATAAAGATGAGATAATCTCTATCTCTATTCATGAAATGGAGGAGTTTTTCTTTTGTGATTTGCTCCTAACCCATTTGATGACCATAGAAGGGCCATTTTTCACTTTCTGTGCACCTGCAATTGCTACTGCTTTCACTTTGCCAATTCCTGCACTGGCTTTCTTGTTATTTCCATTTTCTTTGTTGCTCTTATAATAACTGTCATCTTCATCCATAGCACCTATTCCTCCTGCACCCCATTGATCTGCCCAACTTGGTCCATTAGTAGCCATAGTTATATCCTTTCAATAATCAACAAAAGTATGTCAAGAAACTTTTAACCAAATTAAAATTGTGAACAAGATAAAATGATTTTGTCAAGAATAAggacagcccggtgcactaagctcctcgTTGtgtgcggggtccggggaagggccagaccacatgggtctattgtacgcagtcttaccctgtatttctgcaagaggctgttttcacggctcgaacccgtgacctcctggtcacatgataACAACTTTACTTCCTTCTAATTTTGTCAATAATaaaggtaaaagaaaaaagaggggtTGAGGATTTTACCTTATCAGAGCTTGGAACTGGTAGACTGTCTTAATTAGTGGAACTAAGGATATTTTAGGGACTGTTTCTTAAACTTGTGTTCTCCTTTTATAGAAGACTTGTCTAACTCATAAGGTTACCTTACTCTTGAAGCAAACATTGATTGGGGTTCATTAGTTTATTGTTCTACAAAAAGGCTAAAGTTTCCCAATTATCATTTGCGGTAGAAATTAGTGGTTGAAGTGGAAGGATTTAGTTAACCAAAAGTAAGACTCATGCTTTGGCTTTTTCTTCATATGACAAAGCACTATCTACAAAATTGTAGTCCTCTTCAACAACCCCACTGCCACTCATGCTTTCTCAATATAATAATAAAGTCCTTACGTAACTCGACTTCATTGTCAGATGTAGGATTGAAGGCGAAACTATTCCTCAAGCAATAGAATAGATAAGTTAGCAAAGGGTTTGTGTGAATAATGGAATGATTAATATTACGCATTTTAGATGCATGAAAATTGGATGATTAACCTTCATATTTCGAATCGTGCTTTTCTTTTTGTGAGGGAGGAGACCTCATATGAGCTCCCGTTTTTTTTCCATTTCCTCAACATCTTTGAATCAGAAAACCTGGAAAATAATTTTGGTCCTAAGTTATAGCCATGGCCAGCCTATCCTATATAGAAGGGTCCCCTACGTGTGTTATATTTTTGTCATAGGAGTGGCTAAAATATCTTGATTCTGGATGAAGTAAATGAAGCCTTTTATATTTAAAACTGAACTAACGGAGTAAATGGAACTTCAACAAATCTCTCTTCCAACCATTTTCATGTCTACTCTTCAATGTAGTTCAACTGTCAGTCTGCCCTATTGGTAGTCATTGCAAATCAAATTCATTCAAAGCTAGAGTAGGTGAAATATTTGGGCTACGAGTTTGGTCATATCATTCATCTTAAGCTTAAATTATGTACTTGTATATATGGAAGTGGCAGTACCACTCTGCCCCAACTAATTTAAATCCAATCTTATATCAAGGTCTACATTTGTTGCCCGACATATCCTTAGAGGTGGATCATGGGGGTTCTGTGAGTTCAACTGACTTATTACTTGGGGTCCGAATTATTATGTATTCCCTTTGTCCTATTTTATTGGACACATACTTTCTATTCGTCTAAAAAAGAAAGACATATTTatctatttgaaaataatttaataatagcATCCACTATTTTACTCTTAATAGCATAACTTGATGATATAAAAATGTATTTACTAGGAGAGAGAAAATAACAAGATATGAAACTCTCACCACCAATAGTGGTAAGGGCAATTTTGATACTTTACATATGTTTAGCTTATGTGTGCAAAGTCAAAATTTGTCCCGTGTATCAtccttgtgggattacactgaacTCATTGTTTGTTGTTGGTATTTGTTTGACAAAAAAAATATGAATCTTtggttaaactaattaaataaatggATAAGGGGTTAATCCTAGTTAAAGATAATGACCATAGATCTAAAATCAGATTATGTGGATAACGTGGGACCGTGCCGAAGTGGATTCAATGCAATATACAATAAATGTTACGGTTATTAATGGGATGAGAGTAATGATAagtaataaataacaataaataacacTAAATGTAAATAAGGGAGAagattcacccaatattgaatgaggtgaATGATTCCTTCCTctaacaatgatgaatgacaaGAATATAAGAGAATATGAGACACGTTCTTGGATCTGGTGGAAATGACAATAGCTAATATCAAGAGATCGCATCTCTCTCAGAAAGTAGTTCTTTGTATTTATCTAGAGAGCTCACTTTTCAAAAGTTTTCTTATCATATGGAATATTACATGCCTTTTGCCTTATCTCTCCtactatttatatgggatattcTCAAAGAACCCTAAAAGGTACAACAGAAGGAATATTTAATAGAATATTTCCTTTGAAAGTTCCAAAGCTATATTAATCGTTACTTCTATCCATGCTCCTCGACCTCGGTCCTGATGAGCCGCTCAGCGTCCTGTTCTGTTGACCACTGATCGACCTcggccaaactacccataataGTATCTCACGATAATCACCTCCTCGTGCTGAATTTCCTCAGTCGGATTTTGACCCCTACAGTTAGTTCCTCCACTTATCGAGGTCATTTTTTGGTCGACCTCAATGACCGGACTTCATTAATCACAGTTTGGGAATTTCGGATGGAGAGGCCAAGTAGTGAGAATCACGGCTGAGATAGTGGCGTAGCATTTTGAGAGCCACGCCTAATGACATTGGTTTAGAGTGACGTCACAACCTCATGTATCATAATTACGCAGCTTCCCGATACTTTGCATCATTCCTCGTGTCCATGTCGTTTCGATCCTTGTGTATTTGACGGTTAATCGTGTCGATCCGAGCACCGTTGTTTTCTATAAATAAAGGGGGGAAACCCTTTGAATGAACCTTTACGTTTTCTAATCTTTTAAACCTgcatcttttcttctcttcttcttctttctgtgTTCCTACTTTCAGTAACTTCCACCATTAtcacttcttctttttcaattccTTTGCATACGTAAAACAAAGGATGGCTAGTGCATCTTCTAACAATGAGGGGAACTCTGACCCGGTTCCATTGTCAGTGTCCATGCCATCTAATGATGAAGGGGAAGCCATTGTTGTAGAGGATGAAAGCTTCCCTACTGTGGAAGAAATCATTCCTTGTAATTCAGGCTCCAGGTCGGACTTCTCGAAGTCACCTGCGGATGAGCATGAGCCTGTGAAATCCGAGATGGGATCAGCCCATCTTGCCGAGCTTAGGGCCAAGTACAACATCCTTGCTCACGTCGATCTGGTCCCAGCTGTGAACGACGTGGTCCAAATTTATCGTCCTGGGTATTGCGCATTTTGTGCGTACCCGTTCCAAGTGGGCTATTCTCTGCCTCTTCCCCCGTTGGCGGAGGAATTCTACCACTACTACGGCATCTGTCCGGCCCAGCTCTCCCCCTATATTTACTAACTCTTTCTTATGTTGACAAAGTACGCGGAACTGGCCAACTATGGGATTTCCATCTGCCATCTGCTGCACCGTTTCGCGCCAAGCTTTCACAGGGGTATGATGATACACCACCGCCACCATGGGACCAAGGGACTGGTGGTGAAAATTGATGATAAGAcaaatcgtcgattttggttcaACTTCTTCTATATCAAAACCAAGCACGTGGTAGCGAACCCCAGTGGGTTCCTTGAGGAGTGGAACTTCGCCCGTGAGAGTTTTTGCTAACTGATAACATGTTCTCTCTTCGGGGATTTAATCATTCTTCTTCCTTTTTGTGCAACCGAGAAGGAGACTCCTATGTTGGTCGCTAATATTTGCGGCCGGGTGACTCAATTCTTATTCCACACGGTGGGGATCCACGAGTGGTCATCGTTCAACAAAGAGTTTGGACGTAAACTTTCATCAACTATTAAGTTTCGATCTTTAGTTACTTCGACCTTCATACCGCCTTTTTTTCacttcatgtagtgtttctttgTTGTTAGGTTGGAGGGCTCCGAGGAGAGTGAAGGGTCCTACTCTCGCTTGTCATCAGTCGGGTACCAAAATCGGGTCTCTGTTCGCTTGCGACTGCAGGCTAGTCCGTACAGATTACTACTTCTTCTCGGACCCGATCCCAAATAGGTCGGGCCATCGGGTAGCTGCCCCATCAACGAAGACTCCGAATTCTCTAATTTTGCTTTTAGTGGATGAGTCATCGTCGGGCGAGGAGGAAGCGGTTCCGCTAAAAGGCAGAGAGTGGAAGTTTGCGGTGAGGCAATAGAGAACGAAGAGCCAACAGGGGGGCGATCCCGAGCAGGCCATGGCCGCACCCGAGGGCGGCGTAGCTTTAGACGCAGAGACTGTGCCCCCTTCAGATGTGGAGATTGCTTCCTTGCTAGAGGTCGTCGTGGAAGGAGAAAGGCGATCAGAGGTAGCAGAGGTCATTCCTAGGAGTGATCCATCGACGTTAGAGCGGAACGACGTATCTTTGTCTGTCGAAGAGAGGGGGGAAAATATGGCCATAGATGGTGACGAGTCCGGTTCTGACATCGACCCGAAGAGGTATGGATGTTCGATGAAGGGTTTACTCGGGTAGAG
Proteins encoded in this region:
- the LOC107825808 gene encoding autophagy-related protein 8C; the encoded protein is MAKSSFKLEHAMERRQAESSRIREKYPDRIPVIVEKAERSDIPDIDKKKYLVPADLTVGQFVYVVRKRIKLSAEKAIFVFVNNTLPPTAALLSAIYEENKDEDGFLYMTYSGENTFGFLELGN